A stretch of the Acanthochromis polyacanthus isolate Apoly-LR-REF ecotype Palm Island chromosome 22, KAUST_Apoly_ChrSc, whole genome shotgun sequence genome encodes the following:
- the LOC110971729 gene encoding collagen alpha-1(IV) chain-like isoform X3 yields MQSRLVEMGSWKQHPTVDRCSFVSRCSFVSRCPLVSRYSFVSRCCFVSRCPLLSRCPLVSKCCFVSRCPLVSRCPLVSRCSFVSRCLLVFRCLLVSRCPLVSRCCFFSRCPLVSRCPLVSRSCFVSRGLVLSPGVHLSPGVVLSPGVLLSPSVVLSPGVLLSPSVVLSPGVLLSPGVPLSPGVVLSLGVPVSLGVVLSLGVLLSPGVLLSPGVVLSPGILLSPGVLLSPGVVLSLGVLLFPGVLLSPSVVLSPGVLLSPSVVLSPSVVLSPVVVLSPGVVLSPGILLSPGVPLSPGVLLSPGVVLSPGILLSPGVPLSPGFLLSPGLVLSPGVPLSPGVVLSPGVLLSPSVVLSPGVVLSPGVVLSPGILLSPGVVLSPGVVLSPGVFLSSGVFLSPGVLLSPGVVLSPGILLSPGVLLSPGVVLSPGVLLSPSVVLSPGVPLSPGVLLSPGVVLSPGVLLSPGVVLSPGVLLSPGVVLSPGVLLSPGVVLSPGILLSPGVLLSPGVVLSLGVLLSPGVLLSPSVVLSPGVLLSPGVVLSPGILLSPGVVLSPGVVLSPGVFLSSGVFLSPGVLLSPGVVLSPGILLSPGVLLSPGVVLSPGVLLSPSVVLSPGVPLSPGVLLSPGVVLSPGVLLSPGVVLSPGVLLSPGVVLSPGVLLSPGVVLSPGILLSPGVLLSPGVVLSLGVLLSPGVLLSPSVVLSPGVLLSPSVVLSPSVVLSPVVVLSPGILLSPGVPLSPGVVLSPGVLLSPGVVLSPGILLSPGVPLSPGFLLSPGLVLSPGVPLSPGVVLSPGVLLSPSVVLSPGVLLSPGVVLSPGILLSPGVPLSPGVLLSPGVVLSLGVLLSPGVLLSPSVVLSPGVLLSPSVVLSPVVVLSPGILLSPGVPLSPGVVLSPGVLLSPDVVLSPGILLSPGVPLSPGFLLSPGVVLSPGVPLSPGVPLSPGVLLSPGVVLSPGVLLSPSVVLSPGVVLSPGVVLSPGILLSPGVLLSPGVVLSLGVLLSPGVLLSPSVVLSPGVLLSPSVVLSPVVVLSPGILLSPGVPLSPGVVLSPGVLLSPDVVLSPGILLSPGVPLSPGFLLSPGVVLSPGVPLSPGVPLSPGVLLSPGVVLSPGVLLSPSVVLSPGVVLSPGVVLSPGILLSPGVPLSPGVLLSPGVVLSLGVLLSPGVLLSPSVVLSPGVLLSPSVVLSPGVVLSPGVVLSLGVLLSPGVLLSPSVVLSPGVLLSPSVVLSPVVVLSPGILLSPGVPLSPGVVLSPGVLLSPDVVLSPGILLSPGVPLSPGFLLSPGVVLSPGVPLSPGVVLSPGVVLSPGVLLSPSVVLSPGVVLSPGVVLSPGILLSPGVPLSPGVLLSPGVVLSLGVLLSPGVLLSPSVVLSPGVLLSPSVVLSPSVVLSPVVVLSAGVVLSPGILLSPGVVLSPGVLLSPGVVLSPGILLSPGVPLSPGFLLSPGLVLSPGVPLSPGVLLSPSVVLSPGVPLSPGVLLSPGLVLSLGVLLSPGVVLSLGVLLSPCVVLSPGVLLSPGVVLSPGVLLSPGVVLSLGVLLSPGVVLSLGVLLSPGVVLSPGVLLSPGVVLSPGVLLCPGVPLPPGVVLSLGVLSSPGVLLSPLLVLSPGVLLSPGVVLSPSVLLSPGVFFVSRCPLVSRCPLVSKCSFVSRCPHVSWYPLASRCCFVSRCPLVSRCPLVSRSFFVSRSCFISRCPLVSRCPLVSRCSFVSRCFFFVSRCPLVSRCPLVSRCCFVSWCPLVSRCFFVSRCPLVSRCPLVSKCSFVSRCPHVSRYPLASRCCFVSRCPLVSRCPLVSRCSFVSRCFFFVSRCFFLSLGVLLSPGVLLSPGVVLSLGVLLSPGVVLSPGVLVSPGVLVSPGVLLSPGVL; encoded by the exons atgcagagtagactggtggaaatgggcagctggaagcagcatCCAACAGTGGACAGGTGTAgttttgtctccaggtgtagttttgtctccaggtgtcctcttgtctccaggtATAGTTTTGTCTCCagatgttgttttgtctccaggtgtcctcttttgtccaggtgtcctcttgtctccaagtgttgttttgtctccaggtgtccccttgtctccaggtgtcctcttgtctccaggtgtagttttgtctccaggtgtcTTCTTGTCTTCAGGTGTCTTCTTGTTTCCAggtgtcctcttgtctccaggtgttgttttttctccaggtgtcctcttgtctccaggtgtcctcttgtctccaggtcttgttttgtctccagaggtcttgttttgtctccaggtgtccacttgtctccaggtgtagttttgtctccaggtgtcctcttgtctccaagtgttgttttgtctccaggtgtcctcttgtctccaagtgttgttttgtctccaggtgtcctcttgtctccaggtgtccccttgtctccaggtgtagttttgtctcttGGTGTCCCCGTGTCTCTAGGTGTAGTCTTGTCTCTAggtgtcctcttgtctccaggtgtcctcttgtctccaggtgtagttttgtctcctggtatcctcttgtctccaggtgtcctcttgtctccaggtgtagttttgtctcttGGTGTCCTCTTGTTTCCAggtgtcctcttgtctccaagtgttgttttgtctccaggtgtcctcttgtctccaagtgttgttttgtctccaagtgttgttttgtctccagttgttgttttgtctccaggtgtagttttgtctcctggtatcctcttgtctccaggtgtccccttgtctccaggtgttctcttgtctccaggtgtagttttgtctcctggtatcctcttgtctccaggtgtcccCTTGTCTCCAGGTttcctcttgtctccaggtcttgttttgtctccaggtgtccccttgtctccaggtgtagttttgtctccaggtgtcctcttgtctccaagtgttgttttgtctccaggtgttgttttgtctccaggtgtagttttgtctcctggtatcctcttgtctccaggtgtagtTTTGTCCCCAGGTGTAgttttgtctccaggtgtcTTCTTGTCTTCAGGTGTCttcttgtctccaggtgtcctcttgtctccaggtgttgttttgtctcctggtatcctcttgtctccaggtgtcctcttgtctccaggtgtagttttgtctccaggtgtcctcttgtctccaagtgttgttttgtctccaggtgtccccttgtctccaggtgtcctcttgtctccaggtgtagttttgtctccaggtgtcctcttgtctccaggtgtagtcttgtctccaggtgtcctcttgtctccaggtgtagttttgtctccaggtgttctcttgtctccaggtgtagttttgtctcctggtatcctcttgtctccaggtgtcctcttgtctccaggtgtagttttgtctcttggtgtcctcttgtctccaggtgtcctcttgtctccaagtgttgttttgtctccaggtgtcctcttgtctccaggtgtagttttgtctcctggtatcctcttgtctccaggtgtagtTTTGTCCCCAGGTGTAgttttgtctccaggtgtcTTCTTGTCTTCAGGTGTCttcttgtctccaggtgtcctcttgtctccaggtgttgttttgtctcctggtatcctcttgtctccaggtgtcctcttgtctccaggtgtagttttgtctccaggtgtcctcttgtctccaagtgttgttttgtctccaggtgtccccttgtctccaggtgtcctcttgtctccaggtgtagttttgtctccaggtgtcctcttgtctccaggtgtagtcttgtctccaggtgtcctcttgtctccaggtgtagttttgtctccaggtgttctcttgtctccaggtgtagttttgtctcctggtatcctcttgtctccaggtgtcctcttgtctccaggtgtagttttgtctcttggtgtcctcttgtctccaggtgtcctcttgtctccaagtgttgttttgtctccaggtgtcctcttgtctccaagtgttgttttgtctccaagtgttgttttgtctccagttgtagttttgtctcctggtatcctcttgtctccaggtgtccccttgtctccaggtgtagttttgtctccaggtgttctcttgtctccaggtgtagttttgtctcctggtatcctcttgtctccaggtgtcccCTTGTCTCCAGGTttcctcttgtctccaggtcttgttttgtctccaggtgtccccttgtctccaggtgtagttttgtctccaggtgtcctcttgtctccaagtgttgttttgtctccaggtgtcctcttgtctccaggtgtagttttgtctcctggtatcctcttgtctccaggtgtccccttgtctccaggtgtcctcttgtctccaggtgtagttttgtctcttggtgtcctcttgtctccag gtgtcctcttgtctccaagtgttgttttgtctccaggtgtcctcttgtctccaagtgttgttttgtctccagttgtagttttgtctcctggtatcctcttgtctccaggtgtccccttgtctccaggtgtagtTTTGTCTCCAGGTGTTCTCTTGTCTCCAGATGTAGTTTTGTCTCCTGGTatcctcttgtctccaggtgtcccCTTGTCTCCAGGTttcctcttgtctccaggtgtagtTTTGTCTCCTGGTGTCCccttgtctccaggtgtccccttgtctccaggtgtcctcttgtctccaggtgtagttttgtctccaggtgtcctctTATCTCcaagtgttgttttgtctccaggtgttgttttgtctccaggtgtagttttgtctcctggtatcctcttgtctccaggtgtcctcttgtctccaggtgtagttttgtctcttggtgtcctcttgtctccaggtgtcctcttgtctccaagtgttgttttgtctccaggtgtcctcttgtctccaagtgttgttttgtctccagttgtagttttgtctcctggtatcctcttgtctccaggtgtccccttgtctccaggtgtagtTTTGTCTCCAGGTGTTCTCTTGTCTCCAGATGTAGTTTTGTCTCCTGGTatcctcttgtctccaggtgtcccCTTGTCTCCAGGTttcctcttgtctccaggtgtagtTTTGTCTCCTGGTGTCCccttgtctccaggtgtccccttgtctccaggtgtcctcttgtctccaggtgtagttttgtctccaggtgtcctctTATCTCcaagtgttgttttgtctccaggtgttgttttgtctccaggtgtagttttgtctcctggtatcctcttgtctccaggtgtccccttgtctccaggtgtcctcttgtctccaggtgtagttttgtctcttggtgtcctcttgtctccaggtgtcctcttgtctccaagtgttgttttgtctccaggtgtcctcttgtctccaagtgttgttttgtctccaggtgtagttttgtctcctggtgtagttttgtctcttggtgtcctcttgtctccaggtgtcctcttgtctccaagtgttgttttgtctccaggtgtcctcttgtctccaagtgttgttttgtctccagttgtagttttgtctcctggtatcctcttgtctccaggtgtccccttgtctccaggtgtagtTTTGTCTCCAGGTGTTCTCTTGTCTCCAGATGTAGTTTTGTCTCCTGGTatcctcttgtctccaggtgtcccCTTGTCTCCAGGTttcctcttgtctccaggtgttgttttgtctccaggtgtccccttgtctccaggtgttgttttgtctccaggtgtagttttgtctccaggtgtcctctTATCTCcaagtgttgttttgtctccaggtgttgttttgtctccaggtgtagttttgtctcctggtatcctcttgtctccaggtgtccccttgtctccaggtgtcctcttgtctccaggtgtagttttgtctcttggtgtcctcttgtctccaggtgtcctcttgtctccaagtgttgttttgtctccaggtgtTCTCTTGTCTCcaagtgttgttttgtctccaagtgttgttttgtctccagttgttgttttgtctgcaggtgtagttttgtctcctggtatcctcttgtctccaggtgtagttttgtctccaggtgttctcttgtctccaggtgtagttttgtctcctggtatcctcttgtctccaggtgtcccCTTGTCTCCAGGTttcctcttgtctccaggtcttgttttgtctccaggtgtccccttgtctccaggtgtcctcttgtctccaagtgttgttttgtctccaggtgtccccttgtctccaggtgtcctcttgtctccaggtTTAGTTTTGTCTCTTGGTGTtctcttgtctccaggtgtagttttgtctctaggtgtcctcttgtctccatgtgtagtcttgtctccaggtgtcctcttgtctccaggtgtagttttgtctccaggtgtcctcttgtctccaggtgtagttttgtctctAGGTGTtctcttgtctccaggtgtagttttgtctctaggtgtcctcttgtctccaggtgtagtcttgtctccaggtgtcctcttgtctccaggtgtcgttttgtctccaggtgttctcttgtgtccaggtgtccccttgCCTCcaggtgttgttttgtctctagGTGTCCTCTCTTCTCCAGGTGTCCTGTTGTCTCcacttcttgttttgtctccaggtgtcctcttgtctccaggtgtagttttgtctccaagtgtcctcttgtctccaggtgttttttttgtctctcggtgtcctcttgtctccaggtgtcctcttgtctccaagtgtagttttgtctccaggtgtcctcATGTCTCTTGGTATCCTCTTGCCTCcaggtgttgttttgtctctaggtgtcctcttgtctccaggtgtcctcttgtctccaggtctttttttgtctccagGTCTTGTTTTATCTCCAggtgtcctcttgtctccaggtgtcctcttgtctccaggtgtagttttgtctccaggtgttttttttttgtctctaggtgtcctcttgtctccaggtgtcctcttgtctccaggtgttgttttgtctcttggtgtcctcttgtctccaggtgtttttttgtctctaggtgtcctcttgtctccaggtgtcctcttgtctccaagtgtagttttgtctccaggtgtcctcATGTCTCTAGGTATCCTCTTGCCTCcaggtgttgttttgtctctaggtgtcctcttgtctccaggtgtcctcttgtctccaggtgtagttttgtctccaggtgttttttttttgtctccaggtgtttttttttgtctctaggtgtcctcttgtctccaggtgtcctcttgtctccaggtgttgttttgtctcttggtgtcctcttgtctccaggtgtagttttgtctccaggtgtcctcgtgtctccaggtgtcctcgtgtctccaggtgtcctcttgtctccaggtgtcctctAG
- the LOC110971729 gene encoding protein FAM186A-like isoform X11 gives MQSRLVEMGSWKQHPTVDRCSFVSRCSFVSRCPLVSRYSFVSRCCFVSRCPLLSRCPLVSKCCFVSRCPLVSRCPLVSRCSFVSRCLLVFRCLLVSRCPLVSRCCFFSRCPLVSRCPLVSRSCFVSRGLVLSPGVHLSPGVVLSPGVLLSPSVVLSPGVLLSPSVVLSPGVLLSPGVPLSPGVVLSLGVPVSLGVVLSLGVLLSPGVLLSPGVVLSPGILLSPGVLLSPGVVLSLGVLLFPGVLLSPSVVLSPGVLLSPSVVLSPSVVLSPVVVLSPGVVLSPGILLSPGVPLSPGVLLSPGVVLSPGILLSPGVPLSPGFLLSPGLVLSPGVPLSPGVVLSPGVLLSPSVVLSPGVVLSPGVVLSPGILLSPGVVLSPGVVLSPGVFLSSGVFLSPGVLLSPGVVLSPGILLSPGVLLSPGVVLSPGVLLSPSVVLSPGVPLSPGVLLSPGVVLSPGVLLSPGVVLSPGVLLSPGVVLSPGVLLSPGVVLSPGILLSPGVLLSPGVVLSLGVLLSPGVLLSPSVVLSPGVLLSPGVVLSPGILLSPGVVLSPGVVLSPGVFLSSGVFLSPGVLLSPGVVLSPGILLSPGVLLSPGVVLSPGVLLSPSVVLSPGVPLSPGVLLSPGVVLSPGVLLSPGVVLSPGVLLSPGVVLSPGVLLSPGVVLSPGILLSPGVLLSPGVVLSLGVLLSPGVLLSPSVVLSPGVLLSPSVVLSPSVVLSPVVVLSPGILLSPGVPLSPGVVLSPGVLLSPGVVLSPGILLSPGVPLSPGFLLSPGLVLSPGVPLSPGVVLSPGVLLSPSVVLSPGVLLSPGVVLSPGILLSPGVPLSPGVLLSPGVVLSLGVLLSPGVLLSPSVVLSPGVLLSPSVVLSPVVVLSPGILLSPGVPLSPGVVLSPGVLLSPDVVLSPGILLSPGVPLSPGFLLSPGVVLSPGVPLSPGVPLSPGVLLSPGVVLSPGVLLSPSVVLSPGVVLSPGVVLSPGILLSPGVPLSPGVLLSPGVVLSLGVLLSPGVLLSPSVVLSPGVLLSPSVVLSPGVVLSPGVVLSLGVLLSPGVLLSPSVVLSPGVLLSPSVVLSPVVVLSPGILLSPGVPLSPGVVLSPGVLLSPDVVLSPGILLSPGVPLSPGFLLSPGVVLSPGVPLSPGVVLSPGVVLSPGVLLSPSVVLSPGVVLSPGVVLSPGILLSPGVPLSPGVLLSPGVVLSLGVLLSPGVLLSPSVVLSPGVLLSPSVVLSPSVVLSPVVVLSAGVVLSPGILLSPGVVLSPGVLLSPGVVLSPGILLSPGVPLSPGFLLSPGLVLSPGVPLSPGVLLSPSVVLSPGVPLSPGVLLSPGLVLSLGVLLSPGVVLSLGVLLSPCVVLSPGVLLSPGVVLSPGVLLSPGVVLSLGVLLSPGVVLSLGVLLSPGVVLSPGVLLSPGVVLSPGVLLCPGVPLPPGVVLSLGVLSSPGVLLSPLLVLSPGVLLSPGVVLSPSVLLSPGVFFVSRCPLVSRCPLVSKCSFVSRCPHVSWYPLASRCCFVSRCPLVSRCPLVSRSFFVSRSCFISRCPLVSRCPLVSRCSFVSRCFFFVSRCPLVSRCPLVSRCCFVSWCPLVSRCFFVSRCPLVSRCPLVSKCSFVSRCPHVSRYPLASRCCFVSRCPLVSRCPLVSRCSFVSRCFFFVSRCFFLSLGVLLSPGVLLSPGVVLSLGVLLSPGVVLSPGVLVSPGVLVSPGVLLSPGVL, from the exons atgcagagtagactggtggaaatgggcagctggaagcagcatCCAACAGTGGACAGGTGTAgttttgtctccaggtgtagttttgtctccaggtgtcctcttgtctccaggtATAGTTTTGTCTCCagatgttgttttgtctccaggtgtcctcttttgtccaggtgtcctcttgtctccaagtgttgttttgtctccaggtgtccccttgtctccaggtgtcctcttgtctccaggtgtagttttgtctccaggtgtcTTCTTGTCTTCAGGTGTCTTCTTGTTTCCAggtgtcctcttgtctccaggtgttgttttttctccaggtgtcctcttgtctccaggtgtcctcttgtctccaggtcttgttttgtctccagaggtcttgttttgtctccaggtgtccacttgtctccaggtgtagttttgtctccaggtgtcctcttgtctccaagtgttgttttgtctccaggtgtcctcttgtctccaagtgttgttttgtctccaggtgtcctcttgtctccaggtgtccccttgtctccaggtgtagttttgtctcttGGTGTCCCCGTGTCTCTAGGTGTAGTCTTGTCTCTAggtgtcctcttgtctccaggtgtcctcttgtctccaggtgtagttttgtctcctggtatcctcttgtctccaggtgtcctcttgtctccaggtgtagttttgtctcttGGTGTCCTCTTGTTTCCAggtgtcctcttgtctccaagtgttgttttgtctccaggtgtcctcttgtctccaagtgttgttttgtctccaagtgttgttttgtctccagttgttgttttgtctccaggtgtagttttgtctcctggtatcctcttgtctccaggtgtccccttgtctccaggtgttctcttgtctccaggtgtagttttgtctcctggtatcctcttgtctccaggtgtcccCTTGTCTCCAGGTttcctcttgtctccaggtcttgttttgtctccaggtgtccccttgtctccaggtgtagttttgtctccaggtgtcctcttgtctccaagtgttgttttgtctccaggtgttgttttgtctccaggtgtagttttgtctcctggtatcctcttgtctccaggtgtagtTTTGTCCCCAGGTGTAgttttgtctccaggtgtcTTCTTGTCTTCAGGTGTCttcttgtctccaggtgtcctcttgtctccaggtgttgttttgtctcctggtatcctcttgtctccaggtgtcctcttgtctccaggtgtagttttgtctccaggtgtcctcttgtctccaagtgttgttttgtctccaggtgtccccttgtctccaggtgtcctcttgtctccaggtgtagttttgtctccaggtgtcctcttgtctccaggtgtagtcttgtctccaggtgtcctcttgtctccaggtgtagttttgtctccaggtgttctcttgtctccaggtgtagttttgtctcctggtatcctcttgtctccaggtgtcctcttgtctccaggtgtagttttgtctcttggtgtcctcttgtctccaggtgtcctcttgtctccaagtgttgttttgtctccaggtgtcctcttgtctccaggtgtagttttgtctcctggtatcctcttgtctccaggtgtagtTTTGTCCCCAGGTGTAgttttgtctccaggtgtcTTCTTGTCTTCAGGTGTCttcttgtctccaggtgtcctcttgtctccaggtgttgttttgtctcctggtatcctcttgtctccaggtgtcctcttgtctccaggtgtagttttgtctccaggtgtcctcttgtctccaagtgttgttttgtctccaggtgtccccttgtctccaggtgtcctcttgtctccaggtgtagttttgtctccaggtgtcctcttgtctccaggtgtagtcttgtctccaggtgtcctcttgtctccaggtgtagttttgtctccaggtgttctcttgtctccaggtgtagttttgtctcctggtatcctcttgtctccaggtgtcctcttgtctccaggtgtagttttgtctcttggtgtcctcttgtctccaggtgtcctcttgtctccaagtgttgttttgtctccaggtgtcctcttgtctccaagtgttgttttgtctccaagtgttgttttgtctccagttgtagttttgtctcctggtatcctcttgtctccaggtgtccccttgtctccaggtgtagttttgtctccaggtgttctcttgtctccaggtgtagttttgtctcctggtatcctcttgtctccaggtgtcccCTTGTCTCCAGGTttcctcttgtctccaggtcttgttttgtctccaggtgtccccttgtctccaggtgtagttttgtctccaggtgtcctcttgtctccaagtgttgttttgtctccaggtgtcctcttgtctccaggtgtagttttgtctcctggtatcctcttgtctccaggtgtccccttgtctccaggtgtcctcttgtctccaggtgtagttttgtctcttggtgtcctcttgtctccag gtgtcctcttgtctccaagtgttgttttgtctccaggtgtcctcttgtctccaagtgttgttttgtctccagttgtagttttgtctcctggtatcctcttgtctccaggtgtccccttgtctccaggtgtagtTTTGTCTCCAGGTGTTCTCTTGTCTCCAGATGTAGTTTTGTCTCCTGGTatcctcttgtctccaggtgtcccCTTGTCTCCAGGTttcctcttgtctccaggtgtagtTTTGTCTCCTGGTGTCCccttgtctccaggtgtccccttgtctccaggtgtcctcttgtctccaggtgtagttttgtctccaggtgtcctctTATCTCcaagtgttgttttgtctccaggtgttgttttgtctccaggtgtagttttgtctcctggtatcctcttgtctccaggtgtccccttgtctccaggtgtcctcttgtctccaggtgtagttttgtctcttggtgtcctcttgtctccaggtgtcctcttgtctccaagtgttgttttgtctccaggtgtcctcttgtctccaagtgttgttttgtctccaggtgtagttttgtctcctggtgtagttttgtctcttggtgtcctcttgtctccaggtgtcctcttgtctccaagtgttgttttgtctccaggtgtcctcttgtctccaagtgttgttttgtctccagttgtagttttgtctcctggtatcctcttgtctccaggtgtccccttgtctccaggtgtagtTTTGTCTCCAGGTGTTCTCTTGTCTCCAGATGTAGTTTTGTCTCCTGGTatcctcttgtctccaggtgtcccCTTGTCTCCAGGTttcctcttgtctccaggtgttgttttgtctccaggtgtccccttgtctccaggtgttgttttgtctccaggtgtagttttgtctccaggtgtcctctTATCTCcaagtgttgttttgtctccaggtgttgttttgtctccaggtgtagttttgtctcctggtatcctcttgtctccaggtgtccccttgtctccaggtgtcctcttgtctccaggtgtagttttgtctcttggtgtcctcttgtctccaggtgtcctcttgtctccaagtgttgttttgtctccaggtgtTCTCTTGTCTCcaagtgttgttttgtctccaagtgttgttttgtctccagttgttgttttgtctgcaggtgtagttttgtctcctggtatcctcttgtctccaggtgtagttttgtctccaggtgttctcttgtctccaggtgtagttttgtctcctggtatcctcttgtctccaggtgtcccCTTGTCTCCAGGTttcctcttgtctccaggtcttgttttgtctccaggtgtccccttgtctccaggtgtcctcttgtctccaagtgttgttttgtctccaggtgtccccttgtctccaggtgtcctcttgtctccaggtTTAGTTTTGTCTCTTGGTGTtctcttgtctccaggtgtagttttgtctctaggtgtcctcttgtctccatgtgtagtcttgtctccaggtgtcctcttgtctccaggtgtagttttgtctccaggtgtcctcttgtctccaggtgtagttttgtctctAGGTGTtctcttgtctccaggtgtagttttgtctctaggtgtcctcttgtctccaggtgtagtcttgtctccaggtgtcctcttgtctccaggtgtcgttttgtctccaggtgttctcttgtgtccaggtgtccccttgCCTCcaggtgttgttttgtctctagGTGTCCTCTCTTCTCCAGGTGTCCTGTTGTCTCcacttcttgttttgtctccaggtgtcctcttgtctccaggtgtagttttgtctccaagtgtcctcttgtctccaggtgttttttttgtctctcggtgtcctcttgtctccaggtgtcctcttgtctccaagtgtagttttgtctccaggtgtcctcATGTCTCTTGGTATCCTCTTGCCTCcaggtgttgttttgtctctaggtgtcctcttgtctccaggtgtcctcttgtctccaggtctttttttgtctccagGTCTTGTTTTATCTCCAggtgtcctcttgtctccaggtgtcctcttgtctccaggtgtagttttgtctccaggtgttttttttttgtctctaggtgtcctcttgtctccaggtgtcctcttgtctccaggtgttgttttgtctcttggtgtcctcttgtctccaggtgtttttttgtctctaggtgtcctcttgtctccaggtgtcctcttgtctccaagtgtagttttgtctccaggtgtcctcATGTCTCTAGGTATCCTCTTGCCTCcaggtgttgttttgtctctaggtgtcctcttgtctccaggtgtcctcttgtctccaggtgtagttttgtctccaggtgttttttttttgtctccaggtgtttttttttgtctctaggtgtcctcttgtctccaggtgtcctcttgtctccaggtgttgttttgtctcttggtgtcctcttgtctccaggtgtagttttgtctccaggtgtcctcgtgtctccaggtgtcctcgtgtctccaggtgtcctcttgtctccaggtgtcctctAG